A segment of the Babesia microti strain RI chromosome II, complete genome genome:
TCCTTCACTTCAGGTGTATATCTACGATAACTTGTATACAAAAAACTACTTTCCCAATGCCTAAGCAGTTGGGattggaaaattttcataGCTAACAAGGTCACAGGTATCTACTGAGGGAGCCATTAGTGGGGTAACAACGATATGGACTTTAGTGTTTCTATGGCAGAATCGACGCAATCCCCAGCAGGAGTACCACAAATCTTTTGGTATATCACACCCTTCTCCAATGAATCCAAGTAGTTATTTACAAGAATCCACTTACATTTTTTGAGCGTCCTACCAATGTGTATCACATCCACTCTTACATTGTGTTTTGCCAAATTCCTAATAACAACGATACAGCATAGTATTTCCTGGTAGAAATCGTTATTTACTTGTATAATCCCATAATTAGTCATAGTGTTATAGTACAAAATGTTGAATTCCTTGGACATACGCAAATAGGCGAATTGGCCAAAAAGGAGTGTCAAATTGCTCTGTATTTCATGTTTAATAGATTGCGTAGATAGTTTAAATTCTTTAGATTGGCTTTCATGCTGGATAGTGAAGGTGATGTAAGTTTTCTTGCTCCTCTTCATATTATGGTACCCATAGTTTAATTcgtaattaattactagCTTATatagtgataaattggtaTACAGCTTAGGattggaatttttaatttttccGTCCAAAATCTAACTATAATTGTCTcaataacatattttaGTACATCATGGTGCTAGTCACCATTATCGGGTATATATGTACCACCTGGTATATATAGTCATGAATAATACCcagatatatatttttataaccAATTATTCTACTTATCAGGAAAAATAATACGTTACACTAGTAAATCCTTATCTCTTGCTAGAAGTTCATAATTgtaattcaaaaaattgtatttcaaataaaatattaataagaGTTATCAAGTGATTAATCAATAAACTATTTACTTTGTTCAATTCGTTTCACTCGTCCATTCTGAGTGAAAATTGCCGCTCCTATCCAATCTCTGAAATCCGTGGGCCCCAAAATAATCCCTCTGCGCCTGTATCAAGTTCGTAGGCATCTTGTCACATTTGAATGAAAGAAAATAATCCAAACTTGATGAGATTGCGTGGGCAGAAATGTTGTACTTATGGGCAATCCTTACGGCCTCTTTCCATCTGCTCAAATTTTGTAGCATAATCTCAACAATGCTATGTAATAACTAATATGCTTACTTCTCATCCATGAGCAATGATTGCTGATGCGATTTAAGTGCTTTGGCTATTATATCTAGTAGTTTAGATCGAATTATGCAACCACCTATGTCAATATTgagttattttttaaaacattttttaaaaaataactcAACATAATGCATGTAACAGAACAGTACCTTTCCAGATGTTGGTGATCAGTGAATGGTCTATTTGCCATCCGTAAGACTTATCGGCTACGTCCATCAACATGAATCCCTGGGCAAAGGCGCATATTTTTGAACAGATTAAAGCAGATAATAGAATCtcttcaaaatttttagcATTCATGTCAATTGAAGAATATTCAGAGGAAATTTCGGAAAATGCGatgaacaatttatatCTAAGATCCCGAAGCAAACTTATGTTACGAATGGATACGGCGGCTGCGATTGTAGGACAAGGAACAGCCAAGTCAAACGATTCTTTTACACAAATCAAGCCGGTGCCCTTTGAATTAGCTACATCTAGCACCGAATCCACTAGATAATCTAAGTAATGTATAGTGCTATACTATCAGTAAAAGTGTCTTTGCACATAAGTATCTTAGACGTAATTTCGAGTAGATAGGACCCTGCAATAGTTTTCTGATTCCAATcgctaaattatttaactgAATTACCTTAATTTCCTTGCTATTTGGTCATTATTCAACTTTCCCACCCGTTTAAATAGTTcatatatctatattaaacaaatgtACGattaatatcaaaaaaaattaattagtagactaaaaaattaaataatattaggTCACTTACTTCGCTTATAATCTCCATTACAGCATATTCTATCCCATTATGAATCATTTTAACATAGTGTCCACTACTGCCAGATCCAACATATGCAATACAAGGGTTACCATTATTctgtattatttataaaaaattaattcagtatacacaaataattaatttgacaatatatttatcgTACTTTAGcagataatttggaaaaaataTCGATGATGGCTGTATAGCCATCTTTGTCGCCACTTGGCATTAGACAAGCGCCGTTTAATGCGCCTTCCCCTCCTCCACTTATGCccattgataaataactaaataaaaaaatctgCCTACATGACCCCTAATGAACGTAAATCCGTCATCCTTTTTTCAGCGTTTTGATAATACTCGTTTCCTccatcaataattatatctCCGTAACTAAGTTTAGGTTTCAACATAGATAATAGGTCATCCATAGCTTTACCGGactaaatgaataatatcTTACCGGtatcaaaat
Coding sequences within it:
- a CDS encoding conserved Plasmodium protein, unknown function (overlaps_old_locusTagID:BBM_II00450), which gives rise to MKRSKKTYITFTIQHESQSKEFKLSTQSIKHEIQSNLTLLFGQFAYLRMSKEFNILYYNTMTNYGIIQVNNDFYQEILCCIVVIRNLAKHNVRVDVIHIGRTLKKCKWILVNNYLDSLEKGVIYQKICGTPAGDCVDSAIETLKSISLLPH
- a CDS encoding 6-phosphogluconate dehydrogenase (overlaps_old_locusTagID:BBM_II00455); the encoded protein is MNMGCDIGIMGLGIMGRGFSLNAARNGYKVSVWTLSESCTDSMFKTSEFASNITIHLDIGEFVQSLSLPRKILILIPSGKAMDDLLSMLKPKLSYGDIIIDGGNEYYQNAEKRMTDLRSLGVIYLSMGISGGGEGALNGACLMPSGDKDGYTAIIDIFSKLSAKNNGNPCIAYVGSGSSGHYVKMIHNGIEYAVMEIISEIYELFKRVGKLNNDQIARKLSDWNQKTIAGSYLLEITSKILMCKDTFTDNYLVDSVLDVANSKGTGLICVKESFDLAVPCPTIAAAVSIRNISLLRDLRYKLFIAFSEISSEYSSIDMNAKNFEEILLSALICSKICAFAQGFMLMDVADKSYGWQIDHSLITNIWKGGCIIRSKLLDIIAKALKSHQQSLLMDENIVEIMLQNLSRWKEAVRIAHKYNISAHAISSSLDYFLSFKCDKMPTNLIQAQRDYFGAHGFQRLDRSGNFHSEWTSETN